In Methanoregula formicica SMSP, the DNA window AGAACCATGATCCCCTTCCGGGAGGTCTCCCGTGACCGGAGGCCGGCGGATCTCTCACGGGCAGGGATCCGCACAAGGATAAGAAATCATGGAGATCCTATCATGAACAGGAACTATACGCATCTTGTGCTCCTTCTTGTCATAGCGTGCATGGTCGTGCCCGTGATGGCCGATGAAGGGAACGTCACGAACACGAGCATTTCCACGACCAGCGAAACAACCCTCGTCACCACAGAGACCACCGTTCCACCGACAACGACCGTGGAAACGACGGCCACCACCGCAGTGCCGACAACCACCACTGCGGCCCCGACAACGACCACTACAACCATCCCGGCAACAACCGTGACAACGGTCATTCCCACCACAACACCGACAACCGGGGGCGTGTTCGTGGCCTCGTCCCCTCCCGGTGCTGCAATCCTGATCGATGGGGTGTATTACGGGACTACCCCGGCAACAGTACCCGGGCTTGCGCCGGGAAACCACCTGATCCGCCTTTCCCTCAGCGGGTATATCGATTATGAAGGGACGATCTATGTTATTGCCGGCCAGGAGACTACCGAGTACGGGACGCTCCACCCCATGAGCACCGGCTCCCCGCAGATTATTGTCGCCACGCCATCGGCGCCTCCCGCCACTGCTGCCCCGGTAATAACGGCCCAGCCGGTTGCCACAGAACCCGTTTCTGAGAGCCCGCTTGAGAACCCGACTGTGCTTGCGGCCCTGATTGGTATCGTCACCGCATCGATCGGCGCCGGTGCATCCATCTTTACGCACAAGGCAAAGACAGAAGCGGCGAAAAAGGAAGACGAGACAAAGAAAGAATAATTACACGGGCGTTTGGGGGTACCTGATACCTCTGCCCGGTTTTCCTGTTTTTGCAGTTTCCATCCTCACGACCCTGTATGATGTCCCTGCCGCCAGGGTCGGCTTTTCAAAACCGCTTCCTGAATCAGCACTCATAAATCTCCTCACGGCCCATCCGTAGATATGCTCAAGCTCTCGCCCGTGATGGAGGCCTACGAGAAGTCCC includes these proteins:
- a CDS encoding PEGA domain-containing protein, whose protein sequence is MNRNYTHLVLLLVIACMVVPVMADEGNVTNTSISTTSETTLVTTETTVPPTTTVETTATTAVPTTTTAAPTTTTTTIPATTVTTVIPTTTPTTGGVFVASSPPGAAILIDGVYYGTTPATVPGLAPGNHLIRLSLSGYIDYEGTIYVIAGQETTEYGTLHPMSTGSPQIIVATPSAPPATAAPVITAQPVATEPVSESPLENPTVLAALIGIVTASIGAGASIFTHKAKTEAAKKEDETKKE